The following proteins come from a genomic window of Flavobacterium eburneipallidum:
- a CDS encoding non-canonical purine NTP diphosphatase — protein sequence MKLVFATNNKNKILEVQQMLPATIEIISLESIGCFEEIPETADTIEGNAILKANYISEKYGYDCFADDTGLEVEALNGEPGVYSARYAGEQRNADDNMNKLLNALSNKPNRNAQFKTVIALNLNGKQHLFTGIARGEITLEKTGNQGFGYDPIFQPEGFSKTFAQLSLEEKGGISHRGKATEQLIYFLKIK from the coding sequence ATGAAACTCGTTTTTGCTACTAACAACAAAAATAAAATCCTCGAAGTACAACAAATGCTTCCTGCTACTATCGAAATTATTAGTTTAGAAAGCATTGGTTGTTTTGAAGAAATTCCAGAAACAGCAGATACCATAGAAGGAAATGCGATTTTAAAAGCCAATTATATCAGTGAAAAATACGGTTACGATTGTTTTGCCGATGACACTGGACTAGAAGTCGAAGCACTAAACGGTGAACCAGGCGTTTATTCAGCTCGTTATGCTGGCGAACAAAGAAATGCTGATGATAATATGAATAAGTTATTAAACGCTTTATCCAATAAACCAAATAGAAATGCTCAATTCAAAACTGTTATTGCCTTAAATCTAAACGGAAAACAACATCTTTTTACAGGAATAGCTCGTGGCGAAATCACTTTAGAAAAAACAGGAAATCAAGGTTTTGGATACGATCCTATCTTTCAACCAGAAGGATTTTCAAAAACTTTTGCACAACTTTCTTTAGAAGAAAAAGGAGGAATTAGCCACCGTGGTAAAGCAACAGAGCAGTTAATTTACTTTTTAAAAATTAAATAA
- a CDS encoding DEAD/DEAH box helicase, giving the protein MNKFEQLGLSESLQRAIIDLGFENPTEVQEKAIPLLLEQDTDLVALAQTGTGKTAAFGFPVIQKIDADNRNTQALILSPTRELCLQITNELKNYSKYEKGINVVAVYGGASITEQARDIKRGAQIIVATPGRMQDMINRGLVNISQINYCILDEADEMLNMGFYEDIVNILSTTPDEKNTWLFSATMPAEVARIGKQFMTNPLEITVGTKNSGSATVSHEFYLVNARDRYEALKRLADANPDIFSVVFCRTKRDTQAVAEKLIEDGYSAAALHGDLSQAQRDGVMKSFRGRQIQMLVATDVAARGIDVDNVTHVVNYQLPDEIETYNHRSGRTGRAGKLGTSIVIVTKSEIRKISSIERIIKQKFEEKTIPSGIEICEIQLLHLATKIKDTEVDHEIDNYLPAINNVLEGLTKEELIKKMVSVEFNRFINYYKKNRDISNQSSDRRERDDRDGAPRENNNGGAVRYFVNIGSRDNFDWMSLKDYLKETLDLGRDDVFKVDVKEGFSFFNTDPEHTDKVMEVLNNVQLEGRRINVEISKNDGGGRRDHNGRNSGGFGGGRSSGPRREGSFAPRREGSGGGFRSDRNSAPREGGFGPRSNSAPRTGGFSERAPRREGGSSERPARRSESFGDAPRERRPRRS; this is encoded by the coding sequence ATGAATAAATTTGAACAATTAGGATTGAGTGAATCGCTACAACGTGCGATTATCGATCTAGGATTTGAGAATCCGACCGAAGTACAGGAGAAAGCGATTCCCCTATTATTGGAACAAGACACAGATTTAGTTGCGTTGGCTCAAACAGGGACAGGGAAAACAGCAGCTTTTGGTTTTCCAGTCATTCAAAAAATTGATGCCGACAACAGAAATACACAGGCGTTAATCTTATCACCTACCCGCGAACTTTGTTTGCAAATTACAAATGAACTTAAAAACTACTCTAAATACGAAAAAGGTATTAACGTAGTGGCTGTTTATGGTGGTGCGAGTATTACAGAACAGGCTAGAGACATCAAAAGAGGTGCGCAAATTATTGTGGCTACTCCAGGTAGAATGCAAGACATGATTAACAGAGGATTGGTAAACATTTCTCAAATTAATTACTGTATTCTTGACGAGGCAGACGAAATGTTGAACATGGGCTTCTATGAAGACATCGTAAACATCTTGTCAACCACGCCAGACGAAAAAAACACATGGTTATTCTCGGCTACCATGCCTGCAGAAGTAGCCAGAATTGGAAAACAATTCATGACCAATCCATTAGAGATTACAGTTGGAACTAAAAATTCAGGTTCAGCAACAGTTTCTCACGAATTTTACTTGGTAAATGCTCGTGACCGTTACGAAGCTTTGAAAAGATTGGCAGATGCTAATCCAGACATTTTCTCGGTTGTTTTTTGTAGAACCAAACGTGATACACAAGCAGTTGCAGAGAAATTAATCGAAGACGGATACAGTGCTGCTGCATTGCACGGAGATTTATCTCAAGCGCAACGTGATGGCGTTATGAAATCGTTTAGAGGTCGTCAAATTCAAATGCTTGTGGCTACTGATGTTGCTGCTCGTGGAATTGACGTTGACAATGTTACTCACGTAGTAAACTATCAATTGCCTGACGAAATAGAAACCTACAATCACCGTTCAGGCCGTACGGGTCGTGCTGGGAAATTAGGAACTTCTATAGTTATTGTAACCAAAAGTGAGATCCGTAAGATTTCTTCAATCGAAAGAATCATCAAACAAAAATTCGAAGAAAAAACAATCCCTTCTGGAATTGAAATCTGCGAAATCCAATTGTTACACCTAGCAACAAAAATTAAAGACACAGAAGTAGATCACGAAATTGACAACTACTTGCCAGCTATCAATAATGTGTTAGAAGGTTTGACAAAAGAAGAATTGATTAAGAAAATGGTTTCAGTAGAATTTAACCGTTTTATCAATTATTACAAGAAAAACAGAGACATATCTAATCAATCATCTGACAGACGTGAGCGTGATGATAGAGACGGAGCCCCAAGAGAAAATAACAATGGTGGTGCTGTAAGATATTTTGTAAACATTGGTTCTAGAGATAATTTCGACTGGATGTCATTGAAAGATTACTTGAAAGAAACTTTAGACCTAGGTCGTGATGATGTTTTCAAAGTAGATGTAAAAGAAGGTTTCTCTTTCTTTAACACTGATCCTGAACACACAGATAAAGTAATGGAAGTATTGAACAACGTACAATTAGAAGGACGTCGTATCAATGTTGAAATTTCTAAAAACGATGGTGGCGGAAGACGTGATCATAACGGAAGAAACTCTGGAGGTTTTGGTGGCGGAAGAAGTTCGGGACCAAGAAGAGAAGGAAGTTTTGCTCCAAGACGTGAAGGTTCTGGTGGTGGATTTAGAAGCGACAGAAATTCAGCTCCTCGTGAAGGAGGTTTTGGACCAAGAAGCAATTCAGCTCCAAGAACTGGTGGTTTTTCAGAAAGAGCCCCAAGACGTGAGGGTGGTTCATCAGAAAGACCTGCCAGACGTTCTGAAAGCTTTGGAGATGCTCCAAGAGAAAGAAGACCAAGAAGAAGCTAG
- a CDS encoding carboxypeptidase-like regulatory domain-containing protein, with product MKYLVVSFFLILTSTVFSQAIDAAQTVTGTILNDNTKFPLPNVNIININKVRGTTTDDRGNFTLAVSVNDTLHITCIGFQSLRIRVTNDWVRTKSTTIQLTEKAYALEEVIVGGYNLTGYLEVDSKLIPVKENYRYSINGLTEGYETGDTSPGAFGKVMGAIFNPADKLYNFFGKKPNELKRLKEMKKDDTVRNLLETKYDRETISVLLGIDKKEIAEILARCNYSESFVKTANDLQILDAISGCYEEYKILKKK from the coding sequence ATGAAATATCTTGTAGTTTCTTTTTTTTTAATACTTACCTCAACAGTCTTTTCTCAAGCTATTGATGCGGCTCAAACCGTTACGGGAACCATTCTTAATGACAATACCAAATTCCCTTTGCCCAACGTTAATATTATTAACATCAACAAAGTTAGAGGAACAACTACTGATGATAGAGGGAATTTTACACTTGCAGTATCTGTAAATGACACATTACACATTACTTGTATTGGATTTCAATCCTTGAGAATTAGAGTTACTAATGACTGGGTAAGAACTAAATCGACTACCATTCAACTAACCGAAAAAGCATACGCCCTTGAAGAAGTAATTGTTGGCGGCTATAATTTAACAGGCTATCTCGAAGTAGATTCTAAATTAATTCCAGTTAAAGAAAATTACCGTTACAGCATAAACGGATTGACCGAAGGTTATGAAACAGGTGATACTTCACCTGGAGCTTTTGGCAAAGTAATGGGTGCTATTTTTAATCCCGCCGACAAACTTTATAATTTTTTTGGTAAAAAGCCCAATGAACTCAAGCGTTTGAAAGAAATGAAAAAAGACGATACCGTCCGTAACCTTCTGGAAACTAAATACGATCGTGAAACTATTTCAGTTCTTTTAGGTATCGACAAAAAAGAAATTGCCGAAATACTAGCTCGTTGTAACTACTCGGAATCTTTTGTAAAAACAGCTAACGACCTTCAAATACTTGACGCCATAAGTGGCTGTTATGAAGAATATAAAATTTTGAAGAAAAAATAA
- a CDS encoding energy transducer TonB has product MSRLSIYETRWIDLVFENKNKEYGAYQMRRDSVKSSLTALFMGLLFVASIGVISTVASHFKSDTAPVDLIPEWSEPIKVTDILVTPEPKTEAASSQAPTQNITEIPVKQEIFRNPIIVNPNEATPEIPVTTEIKNTTNNSSESIGMGNSTTLDGYGSGAGSGTGVTPEVDYGTSIVGTSILDKMPQFPGGMEKFYKYVSNNFEKPEIDASNIIKIYVSFVIEKDGTMTDIKVNRDPGYGLGREAVRVLKSLKTKWTPGIINSKPVRTAYNLPISIQMQ; this is encoded by the coding sequence ATGTCTAGATTAAGTATTTACGAAACTCGTTGGATTGACCTTGTTTTCGAAAACAAAAACAAAGAATATGGTGCTTACCAAATGCGCCGTGACAGTGTAAAATCCTCATTGACTGCCCTATTTATGGGATTATTATTTGTCGCTTCTATTGGAGTCATTTCTACAGTTGCCAGTCATTTCAAATCAGATACTGCTCCTGTTGATTTAATTCCTGAATGGTCAGAACCTATCAAAGTAACCGATATTCTTGTTACTCCAGAACCAAAAACCGAAGCTGCATCTTCGCAAGCACCAACACAAAACATTACCGAAATACCTGTAAAACAAGAGATTTTCAGAAATCCGATTATCGTAAATCCAAATGAAGCTACGCCCGAGATACCCGTTACTACTGAAATAAAAAACACCACAAACAACAGTTCAGAAAGCATAGGTATGGGAAATTCAACCACTTTAGATGGATATGGTTCAGGAGCTGGATCTGGAACTGGAGTTACTCCCGAGGTGGATTATGGAACTTCAATCGTTGGCACTTCTATTTTAGACAAGATGCCTCAATTTCCGGGCGGAATGGAAAAATTCTATAAATATGTGAGCAACAATTTTGAAAAACCAGAAATTGATGCTTCTAATATCATTAAAATTTATGTATCGTTTGTTATCGAAAAAGATGGTACTATGACTGATATCAAAGTCAATAGAGACCCTGGTTATGGACTAGGCAGAGAAGCTGTTCGTGTTTTGAAATCCTTAAAAACCAAATGGACTCCAGGAATCATCAATTCAAAACCTGTTCGAACCGCATATAATCTTCCGATTTCAATACAAATGCAATAA
- a CDS encoding M48 family metalloprotease, translating to MKKDSLFLVVLFTFLGFSGVNAQINFGEKALGAVQKGYAGLTFTNEQAAALSKEAVVKMDTEHTIAGPKDPYTIRLNKIFGKHTNVNGLVINYKIYVIKEVNAFATADGSVRVYTGLMDVMDDNELLVVIGHEIGHVVNNDSRDAIKAAYQKAALIDAAASQSNAIATITDSQLGKIGSAMIDSKHSRKQESEADDFAYDFMKKNGYNVNAVESAFAILAKMSEGTQSDFLTRMMSSHPDPKVRSENAKNRAVKEGLYKPYIHKMPTVTPVKKTTTKKTTTTKKK from the coding sequence ATGAAGAAAGATTCCTTATTTTTAGTTGTTTTATTTACTTTTTTAGGCTTTTCGGGAGTTAATGCACAAATTAATTTTGGCGAAAAAGCGTTAGGTGCAGTTCAAAAAGGCTATGCTGGTTTGACTTTTACAAATGAACAAGCAGCAGCATTATCTAAAGAAGCGGTTGTAAAAATGGATACCGAGCACACTATTGCTGGTCCAAAAGATCCCTACACAATTAGATTGAACAAGATTTTTGGAAAACATACCAATGTGAATGGTTTGGTTATAAATTATAAAATTTATGTGATTAAAGAAGTAAATGCTTTTGCCACAGCCGATGGAAGTGTTAGGGTTTATACTGGATTGATGGACGTGATGGATGACAATGAATTGCTGGTAGTGATAGGTCACGAAATAGGTCATGTTGTCAATAACGATTCAAGAGATGCCATAAAAGCAGCTTACCAAAAAGCAGCCTTAATTGATGCTGCAGCCTCACAATCAAACGCTATTGCTACAATAACGGACAGCCAATTGGGAAAAATAGGTAGTGCTATGATTGATAGTAAACACAGTCGCAAGCAGGAATCAGAAGCAGATGATTTTGCTTATGATTTTATGAAGAAAAATGGCTATAATGTCAATGCGGTAGAATCAGCTTTTGCTATTTTAGCTAAAATGAGCGAAGGAACTCAAAGTGATTTTTTAACTCGAATGATGAGTTCACATCCTGATCCGAAAGTACGATCTGAAAATGCTAAAAACAGAGCTGTAAAAGAAGGATTGTATAAGCCATATATCCATAAAATGCCAACAGTAACTCCTGTAAAAAAGACCACTACCAAAAAAACGACTACTACGAAAAAGAAATAA
- a CDS encoding TetR/AcrR family transcriptional regulator yields MENDLNDKQIQILEVAESLFAEKGFDGTSIRDISKEANINVAMVSYYFGSKEKLLESLVLYKTSGLKELLVNLIDEKLEPIEKINKLIDLYVNRLNCNRGIYRILHFELASKKRVLELESFTEIKKSNLRSLELIIKEGQAKGVFRKDVIIPLITPTILGTFFHFQMNKPFFEDLLNLKTEEAYTNYVKTDLIKHIQQTIKALLIYEH; encoded by the coding sequence GTGGAAAACGATTTAAACGACAAACAAATTCAAATTCTGGAAGTAGCCGAATCACTCTTTGCAGAGAAAGGTTTTGATGGCACTTCGATTAGGGATATTTCGAAAGAAGCCAATATCAACGTAGCTATGGTTTCCTATTATTTTGGAAGCAAAGAAAAATTATTAGAATCTTTAGTCTTATATAAAACTTCTGGTCTAAAAGAATTATTAGTGAATTTGATAGATGAAAAACTGGAACCTATCGAAAAAATAAACAAGCTAATTGACCTTTATGTCAATAGACTCAACTGCAACAGAGGAATTTATCGCATTCTACATTTTGAATTAGCATCCAAAAAAAGGGTTTTGGAATTGGAATCTTTTACCGAAATAAAAAAGTCGAATTTAAGGTCTTTGGAACTGATTATCAAAGAAGGGCAAGCCAAAGGGGTTTTTAGAAAAGATGTGATTATCCCTTTGATAACGCCAACAATTCTAGGAACTTTTTTTCATTTTCAGATGAACAAACCTTTTTTTGAAGATTTATTAAACCTAAAAACCGAAGAAGCTTACACCAATTATGTGAAGACTGATTTAATAAAACACATTCAACAAACCATAAAAGCACTTTTGATATATGAACATTAA
- a CDS encoding TolC family protein, which produces MNIKQLILFGISLIGITVVSAQEKKSLTLDEAVQLAWTKSYEVSLADTKVNTKKYELQTVKNNQYPDFKISGQYQRLTKASVTIANSDPDAAPLPAPEQLMLAQATASLPLFSGFKIQNSIKLSDNLYQAENANAAQTKEEITMRVVTYYTALYKAQKTLDLLKENQKSAKQRVTDFIELEKNGIIPRNDLLKAQLLVSKTQLSIDEANNNLNNINFYLTTLLKLDSGTKLAVNESDFFTLKTDNAPKSDAVALENRKDLEAIHFHQKASEANIKIAKAAYYPSISLLGGFTALDLKEIVTVKYAMNFGVGLSYDLGGILKNKAHVKVAESQALEVKNSEAILNDRIKNEVQKALEDYDLAINQNVVYNEAVQQTAENFRIVKDKFDNGLSDTNDLVEADVENLSAKINTAVSKANIILKYYELLSATGQIAQSFNLSKIQ; this is translated from the coding sequence ATGAACATTAAACAATTAATACTCTTTGGTATTTCTTTAATTGGAATAACAGTAGTATCAGCGCAGGAGAAAAAGAGTTTAACTCTCGATGAAGCCGTTCAGTTGGCTTGGACAAAAAGCTACGAAGTAAGCCTTGCCGACACCAAGGTAAACACAAAAAAATACGAGTTGCAAACGGTAAAAAACAACCAATATCCCGATTTTAAAATTTCTGGTCAATACCAGCGTTTGACAAAAGCTTCGGTAACAATAGCAAATAGTGATCCTGATGCAGCACCACTTCCCGCTCCAGAACAATTAATGTTGGCACAGGCAACGGCTAGTTTGCCTTTGTTTTCAGGATTCAAAATCCAAAATAGCATTAAATTATCGGATAATTTATACCAAGCCGAAAATGCGAATGCTGCCCAAACAAAAGAAGAAATTACAATGCGAGTGGTGACTTATTACACCGCTTTGTACAAGGCGCAAAAAACTTTGGATTTACTAAAAGAAAATCAAAAAAGTGCCAAACAGCGTGTAACCGATTTTATCGAATTAGAAAAAAATGGCATTATTCCGAGAAATGATTTATTGAAAGCCCAATTATTGGTTTCTAAAACACAATTGTCTATTGATGAAGCGAACAACAATCTGAATAACATTAATTTCTATTTGACGACTTTATTAAAATTAGATTCAGGCACAAAACTAGCTGTTAACGAAAGTGATTTTTTTACTTTAAAAACAGATAATGCACCCAAATCAGATGCCGTAGCATTAGAAAACAGAAAAGATTTAGAAGCTATTCATTTCCATCAAAAAGCCAGTGAAGCCAATATCAAAATAGCAAAAGCAGCCTATTACCCTTCGATTTCATTATTGGGTGGTTTTACTGCATTGGATTTAAAAGAAATTGTTACTGTGAAATATGCAATGAATTTTGGAGTAGGATTGTCATACGATTTAGGTGGAATTCTAAAAAACAAAGCACACGTAAAAGTAGCAGAAAGTCAAGCATTGGAAGTCAAAAATTCGGAAGCTATTTTAAACGACCGCATCAAAAACGAAGTTCAGAAAGCACTGGAAGATTATGATTTAGCCATCAATCAAAATGTAGTTTACAACGAAGCGGTTCAGCAAACTGCGGAAAACTTCCGAATCGTAAAAGACAAATTTGACAACGGATTATCTGACACTAATGATTTAGTTGAAGCCGATGTGGAGAATCTTTCGGCTAAAATAAACACAGCGGTATCTAAAGCAAACATCATTCTAAAATACTACGAATTACTTTCGGCAACAGGACAAATAGCACAATCATTCAATCTTTCTAAAATACAATAA
- a CDS encoding HlyD family secretion protein, whose protein sequence is MEKKKTNTKFIIIITVLVLVLGTYGVSKYIHSISHEETDDAQIEKKMNPIIPRVAGYISKVYVKDNDFVKKGDTLFTIDQRDFQLKIDEANAALLGAESQFEAAKADIGSAYANISVSDANVKSAGSSIESAKIRLRQITSDYNRYNNLYKTHTITKQQYEQALAAKEEAESQVRVLEQQQRASSYQKSVIQSKSKVSDKQTEVAAANIKKAKSLLDVAKLNLTYTVVTAAIDGQVSKVDIQPGQLVQAGQSLFYIINNNEAWVVANFKETQLDKMIVGQKVSLQVDAYPDYEFKGTLTSFSPATGSRFSLLPPDNATGNFVKTIQRLPVKISLDPTNDAEKVKLLRPGMNVEVDVHLK, encoded by the coding sequence ATGGAAAAGAAAAAAACAAATACCAAATTCATCATCATAATCACAGTCCTAGTTTTAGTACTGGGAACATACGGAGTTTCAAAATACATCCACTCTATTTCTCACGAAGAAACGGATGATGCTCAAATAGAGAAAAAAATGAACCCGATTATTCCGAGAGTTGCAGGATATATCAGCAAGGTTTATGTAAAAGACAATGATTTTGTAAAAAAAGGAGATACTTTATTCACTATTGACCAAAGAGATTTTCAATTGAAAATTGATGAAGCCAATGCTGCTTTATTGGGAGCAGAAAGTCAATTTGAAGCTGCAAAAGCCGATATTGGAAGTGCTTATGCAAACATTTCTGTTTCGGATGCCAATGTAAAATCAGCAGGTAGTTCTATCGAAAGTGCTAAAATCAGATTGAGACAAATTACCAGCGATTACAACCGTTACAATAATTTGTACAAAACACATACGATCACTAAACAACAATACGAACAAGCTTTGGCTGCAAAAGAAGAAGCCGAAAGTCAAGTTCGCGTTTTGGAACAACAACAAAGAGCGAGTTCGTATCAAAAATCGGTAATTCAATCGAAATCTAAAGTTTCTGACAAACAAACGGAAGTCGCTGCTGCCAATATCAAAAAAGCGAAATCATTATTAGACGTTGCAAAATTAAACCTTACTTACACTGTAGTTACAGCCGCTATTGACGGTCAGGTTTCTAAAGTGGATATTCAACCAGGACAATTGGTCCAAGCAGGTCAATCCTTGTTTTACATCATCAATAATAATGAAGCTTGGGTGGTAGCGAATTTCAAAGAAACGCAATTGGACAAAATGATTGTGGGTCAAAAAGTAAGTTTGCAAGTAGATGCTTATCCTGATTATGAATTTAAAGGAACACTTACTTCTTTTTCTCCGGCAACTGGTTCACGTTTTTCTTTGTTACCACCAGATAACGCTACTGGAAACTTCGTGAAAACGATTCAAAGATTACCCGTAAAAATTAGTTTAGACCCAACAAATGATGCTGAAAAAGTAAAATTATTGCGCCCAGGAATGAACGTTGAAGTAGATGTACATTTGAAGTAG
- a CDS encoding MDR family MFS transporter, translated as MTKVQAADDDLVEYGFRRVIITITAVLCALLEIVDTTIVNVALTDMRGSLGATLTDVAWVITAYAIANVIVIPMTSWLSQQFGRRNYFVASIILFTVCSFLCGNASNIWELVAFRFVQGIGGGALLVTAQTIITESYPVAKRGMAQAIYGMGVIVGPTLGPPLGGYLVDHYSWPYIFYINIPLGIIATILAISFVRSPKYGEKLKANQVDWWGIVLLATFIGSLQFVLEHGQQDDWFNDNLITGLSVASIFGLILFIWRELTYKHPIVNLSVLKDGNLRIGTVMCFILGFGLYGSTLIIPIYTQSVLGWTATDAGLLLIPGSITTALMMPIVGNLIQKGVPQGYMVGVGFLIFFFFTLIMHNNMTPDTGTEHLFWPLILRGIGLGLLFVPITTLSLSTLKGKHIGEGAAFTGMMRQLGGSFGIAIITTFITRWSQEHRVNLVSYLDPSKYEVQQRIVALQRGFMSKGFSSNESLQKAYQVLDYSVQKQSTVLAYMDIFLYLGILFLLCIPIILFIKRGKNKINPADAMH; from the coding sequence ATGACAAAAGTACAAGCAGCAGACGACGATTTAGTAGAATACGGATTCAGACGTGTCATTATTACGATTACGGCGGTACTTTGTGCGCTATTAGAAATCGTTGATACGACCATTGTAAACGTAGCTTTGACAGATATGCGAGGCAGCCTTGGTGCGACCTTAACCGATGTGGCTTGGGTAATTACCGCTTACGCCATTGCGAATGTTATTGTAATTCCAATGACGAGCTGGTTATCGCAACAATTTGGAAGACGTAATTACTTTGTAGCCTCGATTATTCTTTTTACGGTATGTTCCTTTTTGTGTGGAAATGCCAGTAATATATGGGAATTAGTAGCCTTTCGATTCGTTCAGGGTATTGGTGGTGGTGCTTTATTGGTAACCGCTCAAACCATTATCACAGAAAGTTATCCAGTAGCCAAACGTGGAATGGCACAAGCTATCTACGGAATGGGTGTAATTGTAGGACCAACATTAGGGCCGCCATTAGGAGGTTATTTGGTCGATCATTATTCTTGGCCTTATATTTTTTACATCAATATTCCGTTGGGAATTATTGCTACTATTTTAGCTATTTCTTTCGTAAGAAGTCCAAAATATGGCGAAAAACTAAAAGCCAATCAGGTCGATTGGTGGGGAATTGTATTATTGGCAACCTTCATTGGTTCGTTACAATTTGTTTTAGAACACGGACAACAAGACGATTGGTTTAACGACAATCTGATTACGGGTTTAAGTGTGGCAAGTATCTTCGGTCTAATTCTTTTCATCTGGAGAGAACTTACGTATAAACATCCGATTGTCAATTTAAGTGTTTTAAAAGACGGAAATCTCCGAATCGGAACTGTTATGTGTTTCATTCTTGGTTTCGGATTGTATGGTTCTACATTGATTATCCCAATTTACACGCAATCTGTTTTAGGTTGGACGGCGACAGATGCGGGATTATTACTAATTCCAGGTTCGATAACAACCGCTTTGATGATGCCAATAGTAGGAAATCTGATTCAAAAAGGAGTGCCGCAAGGTTATATGGTAGGTGTTGGATTTTTAATCTTTTTCTTCTTTACCCTGATTATGCACAATAATATGACTCCCGATACTGGAACAGAACATTTATTTTGGCCGTTGATTTTAAGAGGAATCGGATTGGGATTGCTTTTTGTACCCATAACCACGCTCTCTCTTTCGACCTTAAAAGGAAAACATATTGGAGAAGGTGCGGCTTTTACAGGAATGATGCGCCAATTGGGAGGTTCGTTTGGTATTGCTATCATTACCACATTCATCACCCGCTGGAGTCAGGAACACCGAGTAAATCTGGTTTCCTATTTAGACCCAAGCAAATACGAAGTACAACAGCGCATTGTTGCCTTGCAAAGAGGTTTTATGTCAAAAGGTTTTAGCAGTAACGAATCCTTGCAAAAAGCCTATCAAGTGTTGGATTATTCAGTGCAAAAACAAAGTACGGTACTGGCTTATATGGATATTTTTCTTTATTTAGGAATTTTGTTTTTATTATGTATTCCAATTATTCTTTTCATTAAAAGAGGGAAAAACAAAATCAACCCTGCTGATGCGATGCATTAA
- the yaaA gene encoding peroxide stress protein YaaA: protein MKIVISPAKSLNFEKALPTPNFSESLFLKESRQVHKVLKQKSPKELSELMDISDKLADLNWQRNKDWKTPFTPENARQAVFAFDGDVYTGLDAYSIPIEKLDDLQDRLRILSGLYGLLKPLDLMQAYRLEMGTKLPIGESKNLYDFWKPIIAKALNKELQKGELFVNLASNEYFSAVDVKALKVPVITPEFKDYKDGKLKIISFFAKKARGLMVRYIIDTNAETIDDLKGFNYEGYQFDANLSEGNQLVFTR, encoded by the coding sequence ATGAAAATCGTTATATCGCCAGCCAAATCGTTAAATTTTGAAAAAGCTTTGCCAACGCCAAACTTTTCGGAATCTTTGTTCCTAAAAGAATCCCGACAAGTGCATAAAGTGTTGAAACAAAAATCCCCAAAGGAACTTTCAGAATTAATGGATATTTCAGACAAACTGGCTGATTTGAATTGGCAGCGCAACAAAGATTGGAAAACACCTTTCACTCCTGAAAATGCACGTCAAGCGGTTTTTGCTTTTGATGGTGATGTTTACACGGGATTGGATGCCTATTCGATTCCAATAGAAAAACTGGACGATTTACAAGACCGTTTGCGAATCTTATCGGGTTTGTACGGACTCCTGAAACCATTGGATTTAATGCAAGCCTATCGTTTGGAAATGGGAACCAAATTACCCATTGGCGAAAGCAAAAACTTATACGATTTTTGGAAACCTATTATTGCGAAAGCCTTAAATAAAGAACTTCAAAAAGGGGAGTTATTCGTGAATTTGGCGAGCAACGAATATTTCTCGGCTGTGGATGTAAAAGCCTTGAAAGTTCCTGTTATCACTCCAGAATTCAAGGATTATAAAGACGGAAAATTAAAGATAATCAGTTTCTTTGCCAAGAAGGCGAGAGGATTGATGGTGCGTTACATCATTGATACCAATGCCGAAACCATTGATGATTTGAAAGGGTTCAATTATGAAGGCTATCAATTTGATGCGAATTTATCTGAAGGGAATCAGTTGGTTTTTACAAGATAG